The Malus sylvestris chromosome 12, drMalSylv7.2, whole genome shotgun sequence genome contains a region encoding:
- the LOC126593653 gene encoding probable serine/threonine-protein kinase PBL7 isoform X2: MLSLLHHPNLVNLTGYCADGDQRLLVYEYMPLGSLDDHLHDVSPGKRRLDWNTRMKIAAGAAKGLEYLHDKASPPVIYRDLKCSNILLGEGYHPKLSDFGLAKLGPVGDNTHVSTRVMGTYGYCAPEYAMTGQLTLKSDVYSFGVVLLEIITGRRAIDNTRGTGEQNLVAWARPLFKDRKKFSQMADPTLQGQYPPRGLYQALAVAAMCVQEQPNMRPVIGDVVTALTYLASQKYDPETQPVQSSRLAPCTPPRTKRDSERKAQLW; this comes from the exons ATGTTGAGTCTTCTTCACCATCCCAATCTTGTTAATCTTACTGGTTATTGTGCGGATGGAGATCAAAGGCTTCTCGTTTATGAATATATGCCCCTAGGGTCTTTGGACGACCATTTACATG ATGTGTCACCTGGTAAGAGACGACTTGATTGGAATACACGAATGAAAATAGCCGCTGGAGCAGCAAAGGGATTGGAGTATCTACATGACAAAGCAAGTCCTCCTGTTATATACAGAGATTTGAAATGCTCCAACATATTACTCGGTGAAGGATATCATCCAAAGCTGTCTGATTTTGGTTTAGCCAAACTTGGGCCTGTTGGGGATAACACCCATGTATCTACGAGGGTTATGGGAACGTATGGATACTGTGCTCCAGAGTATGCAATGACAGGGCAGTTGACTCTTAAATCAGACGTTTATAGCTTTGGCGTAGTTCTTTTGGAAATTATAACGGGCAGGAGAGCGATTGACAATACCAGAGGTACAGGAGAACAGAATTTGGTTGCATGG GCAAGACCCTTGTTTAAAGACCGAAAGAAATTTTCACAAATGGCAGACCCAACGCTCCAGGGTCAGTATCCCCCAAGGGGCTTGTACCAAGCTCTTGCAGTTGCGGCAATGTGTGTTCAGGAGCAGCCTAATATGCGGCCGGTTATAGGTGATGTCGTCACAGCTTTGACTTACCTTGCTTCACAGAAGTATGACCCTGAAACGCAGCCAGTCCAAAGCTCACGTCTTGCCCCTTGTACTCCCCCTAGAACCAAGAGGGATAGTGAAAGGAAAGCGCAATTGTGGTAG
- the LOC126593653 gene encoding probable serine/threonine-protein kinase PBL7 isoform X1 has protein sequence MGWMMIPCSGNSNSKAKTKKKRKNKIELQEKPLDQIKPTSGFSKTNSILSVKEDPKDGGSDHIAAQTFAFRELAAATRNFRSECLLGEGGFGRVYKGRLESTNQVVAIKQLDRDGLQGNREFLVEVLMLSLLHHPNLVNLTGYCADGDQRLLVYEYMPLGSLDDHLHDVSPGKRRLDWNTRMKIAAGAAKGLEYLHDKASPPVIYRDLKCSNILLGEGYHPKLSDFGLAKLGPVGDNTHVSTRVMGTYGYCAPEYAMTGQLTLKSDVYSFGVVLLEIITGRRAIDNTRGTGEQNLVAWARPLFKDRKKFSQMADPTLQGQYPPRGLYQALAVAAMCVQEQPNMRPVIGDVVTALTYLASQKYDPETQPVQSSRLAPCTPPRTKRDSERKAQLW, from the exons ATGGGTTGGATGATGATTCCCTGTTCTGGTAATTCCAACAGTAAAGCAAAAAccaagaagaaaaggaagaacaaGATTGAGTTGCAGGAAAAGCCACTTGATCAGATCAAACCCACTTCAG GTTTTTCAAAGACTAATTCCATCTTGAGTGTCAAGGAGGATCCGAAAGATGGGGGGTCTGATCACATTGCGGCACAGACTTTTGCATTCCGTGAATTGGCAGCCGCAACTAGAAATTTCAGGTCAGAATGTCTATTGGGTGAGGGTGGATTTGGTCGAGTATACAAAGGACGTTTGGAAAGTACCAATCAG GTAGTAGCTATCAAACAACTTGATCGTGATGGATTACAAGGGAACAGGGAATTCCTTGTTGAAGTGTTGATGTTGAGTCTTCTTCACCATCCCAATCTTGTTAATCTTACTGGTTATTGTGCGGATGGAGATCAAAGGCTTCTCGTTTATGAATATATGCCCCTAGGGTCTTTGGACGACCATTTACATG ATGTGTCACCTGGTAAGAGACGACTTGATTGGAATACACGAATGAAAATAGCCGCTGGAGCAGCAAAGGGATTGGAGTATCTACATGACAAAGCAAGTCCTCCTGTTATATACAGAGATTTGAAATGCTCCAACATATTACTCGGTGAAGGATATCATCCAAAGCTGTCTGATTTTGGTTTAGCCAAACTTGGGCCTGTTGGGGATAACACCCATGTATCTACGAGGGTTATGGGAACGTATGGATACTGTGCTCCAGAGTATGCAATGACAGGGCAGTTGACTCTTAAATCAGACGTTTATAGCTTTGGCGTAGTTCTTTTGGAAATTATAACGGGCAGGAGAGCGATTGACAATACCAGAGGTACAGGAGAACAGAATTTGGTTGCATGG GCAAGACCCTTGTTTAAAGACCGAAAGAAATTTTCACAAATGGCAGACCCAACGCTCCAGGGTCAGTATCCCCCAAGGGGCTTGTACCAAGCTCTTGCAGTTGCGGCAATGTGTGTTCAGGAGCAGCCTAATATGCGGCCGGTTATAGGTGATGTCGTCACAGCTTTGACTTACCTTGCTTCACAGAAGTATGACCCTGAAACGCAGCCAGTCCAAAGCTCACGTCTTGCCCCTTGTACTCCCCCTAGAACCAAGAGGGATAGTGAAAGGAAAGCGCAATTGTGGTAG
- the LOC126592215 gene encoding uncharacterized protein LOC126592215, translated as MTEVPPPPPSVVCTRNLPRFVLFTAKSRWFSVFASLMVMAGSGTIYLFGTYSKELKTTFGYDQETLNWMGFFKDLGANIGIFAGLIAEVMQTWFVLLIGAAMNFFGYFMMWLGVTGRIVKPEIWQMCEYIYIAANSLSFVNTLLDRQALILLIGCLPAAFSVVFLCTIRPIKITATAENLQLKVFFRLLYVSIVLALFLMAMTLTQKSVVFPRAALAATATVVCVLLLFPLLITVREDIFFFNNNVTSIPTLL; from the exons ATGACAGAGGTACCACCACCCCCACCATCAGTTGTGTGCACCAGAAATCTACCGCGTTTTGTACTTTTCACGGCAAAAAGCCGATGGTTCTCCGTTTTTGCTTCGTTGATGGTGATGGCTGGTTCAGGTACAATTTATCTGTTTGGAACCTACTCCAAAGAGCTCAAAACCACTTTTGGCTATGACCAAGAAACCCTCAACTGGATGGGATTTTTCAAAGACCTTGGGGCCAACATCGGCATTTTCGCAGGCTTAATAGCCGAGGTTATGCAAACATGGTTTGTGCTCCTCATTGGGGCGGCCATGAACTTCTTCGGCTACTTCATGATGTGGTTAGGCGTCACGGGAAGGATCGTCAAGCCGGAAATCTGGCAAATGTGTGAATACATTTACATTGCAGCAAATTCTTTAAGCTTTGTGAACACGTTACTT GACAGGCAAGCTCTGATTCTTCTCATCGGTTGTCTCCCAGCTGCATTCTCAGTTGTGTTTCTGTGTACGATTCGCCCGATAAAGATCACAGCAACTGCTGAAAATCTACAACTCAAAGTATTTTTTCGCCTTCTGTATGTGTCGATTGTTCTTGCCTTGTTTCTCATGGCAATGACTCTGACTCAGAAATCGGTTGTCTTCCCCCGGGCAGCCCTTGCCGCGACTGCCACGGTGGTTTGCGTCCTGCTTTTGTTTCCTCTCTTGATCACCGTCAGagaggatatttttttttttaacaataatgTCACATCCATTCCAACATTGCTATAA